A stretch of the Planctomycetota bacterium genome encodes the following:
- a CDS encoding pyridoxine 5'-phosphate synthase: MIQLGVNIDHVATVRQARRGAEPDPVRAAHEAEIGGADGITVHLREDRRHVQDHDVRRLRDTVNVKLNLEMAATDEMIAIARELRPHTAMLVPEGRREITTEGGLDVAGQPEAMRAAAGRLRDAGLIVSAFIDPDPRQVEAAHAAGFDVCEVHTGPYAHAFADCGGDFRRRELRDALDAIAAAGDAIRQRGMRFNAGHALNYHNVAPVAALPGIEELHIGHAIVSRAIYVGLRAAVADMKRLMTEAATPSEPRA; this comes from the coding sequence ATGATCCAGCTGGGCGTCAACATCGACCACGTCGCCACCGTCCGCCAGGCCCGCCGCGGCGCCGAGCCCGACCCCGTCCGCGCCGCGCACGAGGCCGAGATCGGCGGGGCCGACGGCATCACGGTGCACCTCCGCGAGGACCGCCGCCACGTCCAGGACCACGACGTCCGCCGGCTGCGGGACACCGTCAACGTCAAGCTCAACCTGGAGATGGCCGCCACCGACGAGATGATCGCCATCGCCCGCGAGCTGCGGCCGCATACCGCCATGCTCGTCCCCGAGGGCCGCCGGGAGATCACCACCGAGGGCGGGCTGGACGTCGCGGGCCAGCCCGAGGCGATGCGGGCCGCCGCCGGACGCCTCCGCGACGCCGGCCTGATCGTCAGCGCCTTCATCGATCCCGATCCGCGGCAGGTCGAGGCCGCGCACGCCGCGGGCTTCGACGTGTGCGAGGTGCATACCGGGCCCTACGCCCACGCCTTCGCCGATTGCGGCGGCGACTTCCGCCGCCGGGAGCTCCGCGATGCCCTGGACGCCATCGCGGCCGCGGGTGACGCCATCCGCCAGCGCGGCATGCGCTTCAACGCGGGCCACGCGCTCAACTACCACAACGTCGCTCCCGTGGCGGCCCTGCCCGGCATCGAGGAGCTCCACATCGGCCACGCCATCGTCAGCCGCGCCATCTACGTCGGCCTGCGCGCCGCGGTGGCCGACATGAAGCGCCTGATGACCGAGGCGGCGACGCCGTCCGAGCCGCGTGCGTGA
- the lysS gene encoding lysine--tRNA ligase: protein MTAASSDAPNETQADGEYAAQRRANRDRVAELGLDPYGQREAGVRPLVDAAALYDEAADAAHQASEAARKEARKADPQATGDALPAVVDQRPRVTVAGRVVLHRDGGKLVWMNLRDSSGDLQIAVSKRDCTQAGFEVAKLTDLADIVVVEGPLMRTRAGEVTIWASDVRPASKSVEPPPAKHEGLTDVEARYRRRYVDLWSNPEAMAQLRLRTRLVRAVRAFMEERGFVEVETPVLQPQAGGAAARPFVTHMNALDMDLYLRIAPELYLKRLLVAGMPRVFEMSRNFRNEGLSRRHNPEFTSMEAYEAFGDSESMLELTEALVRQLAETACAEPLYQDLHAAEGGAPITPSAMPWEGHAVDYASPFERVAFGTLFERALGFDMFDEAKVQAAAAKHGIEAGTDHWLAVNALFEHAAEPLLDGNRPTFVTDYPSAISPLTRPHRDNPDVAGRWDLFIAGMEIGPAYTELNDPDVQEAKFREQLAGADDEEDTFRTLDEDFLRALRVGMPPAGGLGLGIDRLAMLLTGAPSIRDVLPFPFMRPEGSPTEPRA, encoded by the coding sequence ATGACCGCAGCATCGAGCGACGCCCCGAACGAGACCCAGGCCGACGGCGAGTACGCGGCGCAGCGTCGCGCCAATCGCGACCGCGTGGCCGAACTGGGGCTGGATCCCTACGGACAGCGCGAGGCCGGCGTGCGGCCGCTGGTGGATGCTGCTGCGCTCTACGACGAGGCCGCCGACGCGGCGCACCAGGCGTCCGAGGCCGCCCGCAAGGAGGCCCGCAAGGCCGACCCGCAGGCGACCGGCGATGCGCTGCCGGCGGTCGTCGACCAGCGGCCGCGGGTCACCGTCGCGGGCCGGGTCGTGCTGCACCGCGACGGCGGCAAGCTTGTGTGGATGAACCTGCGGGACTCCAGCGGCGACCTGCAGATCGCCGTCAGCAAGCGGGACTGCACCCAGGCGGGCTTCGAGGTCGCCAAGCTCACCGACCTGGCCGACATCGTGGTCGTCGAGGGTCCGCTGATGCGGACGCGGGCGGGCGAGGTCACCATCTGGGCGAGCGACGTTCGGCCGGCGTCGAAGTCGGTCGAGCCGCCGCCGGCGAAGCACGAGGGGCTCACCGACGTCGAGGCGCGGTACCGCCGTCGGTACGTCGACCTGTGGTCCAACCCCGAGGCGATGGCGCAGCTTCGGCTGCGCACGCGGCTGGTGCGGGCAGTGCGGGCGTTCATGGAGGAGCGGGGCTTCGTCGAGGTCGAGACGCCGGTGCTCCAGCCCCAGGCCGGCGGCGCCGCGGCGCGGCCCTTCGTCACGCACATGAACGCCCTGGACATGGACCTGTACCTGCGGATCGCGCCCGAGCTGTACCTCAAGCGGCTGCTGGTGGCGGGCATGCCGCGGGTGTTCGAGATGTCCCGCAACTTCCGCAACGAGGGGCTCAGCCGCCGGCACAACCCCGAGTTCACCTCGATGGAGGCCTACGAGGCCTTCGGCGACAGCGAGAGCATGCTCGAGCTAACCGAGGCGCTCGTGCGGCAGCTGGCCGAGACCGCCTGTGCCGAGCCGCTGTACCAGGATCTGCACGCGGCGGAGGGCGGCGCACCGATCACGCCGTCGGCCATGCCGTGGGAGGGCCACGCGGTGGACTACGCCTCGCCCTTCGAGCGAGTCGCCTTCGGGACGCTCTTCGAGCGGGCGCTGGGCTTCGACATGTTCGACGAGGCGAAGGTCCAAGCCGCGGCCGCCAAGCACGGCATCGAGGCCGGCACCGACCACTGGCTGGCGGTCAACGCGCTGTTCGAGCACGCGGCCGAGCCGCTGCTGGACGGCAACCGGCCGACGTTCGTGACCGACTACCCGAGCGCCATCAGCCCGCTGACCCGGCCGCACCGCGACAACCCGGACGTTGCGGGCCGCTGGGACCTTTTCATCGCGGGGATGGAGATCGGGCCGGCCTACACCGAGCTGAACGATCCCGACGTGCAGGAGGCCAAGTTCCGCGAGCAGCTCGCGGGCGCCGACGATGAGGAGGACACCTTCCGCACGCTGGACGAGGACTTCCTGCGTGCGCTGCGGGTGGGCATGCCGCCCGCGGGCGGGCTGGGGCTGGGCATCGACCGCCTGGCGATGCTGCTGACCGGCGCCCCGAGCATCCGCGACGTGCTGCCGTTCCCGTTCATGCGGCCGGAAGGTAGTCCAACCGAGCCGCGTGCGTGA
- the coaD gene encoding pantetheine-phosphate adenylyltransferase, protein MARHHIAIYPGSFDPITYGHLDVIRRGRTLFDELVVAIGHNPSKPQLFSADERRSMARTLVDELCRREPDHAPVRVEVFDGLTVDFAVEVGAAALLRGVRNLSDLQYEVQQAVTNRQLAGLETAFMVAGESFAYISSSLIRQIAAMGKDPSVLETMVPPTVIEALRRKRDHPLLAQLRDDRDPGGDG, encoded by the coding sequence GTGGCGAGGCATCACATCGCGATCTACCCGGGCTCGTTCGATCCGATCACCTACGGCCACCTCGACGTCATCCGCCGGGGGCGGACGCTGTTCGACGAGCTGGTGGTCGCGATCGGCCACAACCCCTCCAAGCCGCAGTTGTTCTCGGCCGACGAGCGGCGATCGATGGCGCGGACGCTGGTCGACGAGCTGTGCCGCCGCGAGCCCGATCACGCGCCCGTGCGGGTGGAGGTCTTCGACGGGCTGACGGTGGACTTCGCCGTGGAGGTGGGCGCCGCGGCGCTGCTGCGGGGGGTGCGGAACCTCTCGGACCTGCAGTACGAGGTGCAGCAGGCGGTCACCAATCGCCAGCTGGCGGGGCTGGAGACGGCGTTCATGGTCGCCGGCGAGAGCTTCGCGTACATCAGCTCGAGCCTGATCCGCCAGATCGCGGCGATGGGCAAGGACCCGTCGGTGCTCGAGACGATGGTGCCGCCCACGGTGATCGAGGCGCTGCGGCGCAAGCGGGACCACCCGCTGCTGGCTCAGCTCCGCGACGATCGCGACCCCGGCGGCGACGGCTGA